The Maniola jurtina chromosome 21, ilManJurt1.1, whole genome shotgun sequence genome contains the following window.
TCCATCATACCTGCTATGTGATGATTGCAGTTAAGCCGCAAGCGTCAAGTAACCCGCTgtgtacggatccctaaaaaaggTGTCACGACCCTGAGCAATGAGAAATACTATGCACTTTGTAATCAaacagtttaataataatttaatcgtTCTAAATTACTTGTAACTGATGTTCTGCAAGTGATACCgtacaaaaaatgaaaaaataaatcatcTATTTGTATGGAATCCTCTTTCGGTGGAAATATGCTGTTTCAAGGGGTATGGAAGCTTTCCAAAGTTCCTATATACCCGTATCGATTGTCCACGCAgtatcgtaccgaaacgctgaatcgcttggcggtacggcttagCTGGTAGGGAGCTAACTAGGCGCGGCCTAGGCCTCCTTCAAACGTCAGTTTACCTTTGTTGTGACCAGTTCAATGAAATTCATATTGAACTTTGTGGAAAAACACCATTTgcctataacaataaaaatattgtattaggATTATTAAGCATGTTTTAGGTTTGTGCACGTCCTAATAAAAGtgcccggccaagtgcgagtcagactcgcgtaacgagggttccgtactcgggtaatttttccgacattttgcacgataaatcaaaaactattaggcataaaaataaaaataaaaacatctgttttagaatgtacaggtacaggcctttcatatgataccccacttggtatagttatcttactttgaagttgaattacattttaattttttttatgatgtaaacacaaattcacggttttcggatttattcctttacttgtgctacaagacctacctgccaaatttcatgattctaggtcaacgggaagcaccctataggttttcttgacacgacggacggacggacggatggacagacagacagacagacaaacagtcagagagacagacaacaatgtgatccgTTCACatcaataagggttccgttttttcttttgaggtacggaaccctcaaaaacGAAACCACTGGAataggaataaaaaaattagaaccGCGCAGTGAGCCACTGGATAGCGGCGaaagactgtggcgtgtggaagtctctacaagagacctatgtccagcagtggatgtctcaCGGACGATGATCATATACTTAACGTTTTTTCCACTCGCTTAGAGTTCATCAAGTATGTCAGCTTGCAGGTGGAATATCTGTTGTTCCTCCTTGACAACCTGGTCGATGGCTGCCTTCCACTGAGCTGCACCAATACTGGCCAAACCTTCTTCCAGTAGACATCTTGTATCTGACAGACTGCATGTCGTATTGTTTCTGCCCACATGAGATTTGACCTGGAGATAAGAGAGAGTGGTtagttatcacacttcacacaaatattataaagtttgtatgtgtgtgtttgtttgtttgtttgtttttgttttagtgtttttgtttttgtttggtgtttgtgtgttggtgtgtgtgtgtttgtgtgtgcacgtgcgtgcgtgcgtgcgtgtgtgtgtgtgtaacaGCCATAACAtacaatataaattttaaaatgccCACCATGTGATTCATCATTCATGATCATAGCCAGCTCACTCCAGAGCGTGGGTCTCCTTTCAGTATGATAAGGGTTTGGCCATCTCTAGTATCTACATAAATAAAACGCTAGTTTAGTAGTAGTTTTAGtgtggaaaccagcccagagagaagaagaaataATAACACTAACTTACCTCTGCCCAAATAAGCTCCATGGGGTTAAGTTGGCTGTGATACGGTGGCACACGGCATATGGCAACATTTCTCTTCTGCGCCATAGCATCAATGTATTTTAtggtatatttttctttatcgaTTTTCACTATTAGTTCAACTTTGATTTCATCCTCGGAGTACGGGATCTGTTTCTCATTCAGCCATTTGTGGATATCCTTTTTCAGCCACCAGATGTTGGGCAGAGGTTCAGCGTTACGGGAGTGATGTTTTGTACTATTTAAGACAATGACGGAACCTGGTTCGATGAGATCCAATATTTTTGTAAACCTGTAAAAAAAGTTCTAGTGACACACAGGACTCAGACAAGGAGTTCTGTACTGTCCGCGGCGTACAAGAAACgaaacttaaatttaaaaaaataccggtcaagtgcgagtcagactcgcgcactgagggttccgtactggggtatttttttcaacattttgcatgataaatcaaaaactattatccataaaaataaataaaaatctgttttagaatgtacaggtaaagcccattcatatgataccccacttggtatagttatcttactttgaaaattaaaacacattttaattttttttttaatgatgtaaccacgagttcgggattttcagatttattcctgtacttatgctataagacctacctacctgcctatttcatgattctaggtcaacaggaagtaccctataggtttcttgacagacacgacggacagacagacagccaactaagtgatcctataagggttccgtttttccttttgaggtacagaaccctaaaaaaagaagaaaatagaaGAATCCCAGGTGCAATTTCCAGGGAGGTGCAGGTCTGAATTCTGTCAGTTTTTGATATGTACtcgtattataataatttagaaacCTTGAAGTTTAAGcaaaaaacactatcataaataGATAAGGCCAAAGCTAAGTAGGAGATAATTAGTATGGGTAATATTACCACTCTTCAAAATCCTCAGTGTCCATCTCTTTATGGTATTCAGCATCAGACTGCGTGGCCTCCAACATGCAGACACCTCCCTCCAAGAATCCTGTATCACTGCCAATATGGCCCACTATGAAACCCCTACATTTCTTTGGATTCTGTGAAGCTGAATTGGTGGTATGACCTAAAAGATATATATTCTTTATAtaagaggatgcccgtgacttcgtccgcgtggatttagatttttatagatcccgtgggaactgtttgatttttcgggataaaaagttgcctatttcgattacagggccagggatgcaagctactttggtaccaaatttcatacaaatcggttaagtagatgggtctttaggaatcccgcgggaactctttgattttccgggataaaaagtagcctatgtccgtctccgggttataagctaaccctgtaccaaatttcgtcaaaatcggttacactgttgggccgtgaaaaggtagcagacagacagacagacagacacactttcgcatttataatattagtatagataaacgctttgagtttgagttcaCATCAAACCAACTGAATCAGCTTGAgtagaattttcgaaaatcagTGAGAGGATAGAATTTTCAAACATACTTCTTTATTCTTGACCTGAAGTCAAAATTCTTGTTTGAAATCAAACAAAGTTTGAGAAGTCTAAGGCAAATTCAAAATAACTTGTTACCATacttaaaaaccagccaagtgtgagtcagactcgcgcaccgacggttccgtactccggtttttccgacattttgcgtgataaatcaaaaaccattatgcttaaaaatagataaaaatctgttttagaatgtacaagtaaaacccttccatatgataccccacttggtatagttatcttactttgaaaataaaaaaaaacacattttaattttttttctgtgatgtaaccataaattcatggttttcagatttattcctttacttgtactataagtcctacctacctgctcaatttcacgattctaggtcaacggtaagtaccctgtacccggacggacagactgacagactgcagactgacggacagacggatggacgaatggacagacagacgaacggacaacaaagtgatcctataagggttccgcggttttctttttgaggtacggaacccttccgtccggacggatggacagacagacgaacagacaacaaagtgatcctataagggttccgcggtttaccttttgaggtaaggaaccctaaaaataatgaagAGATATCATAAATAGCTGCAACATATTAAGCAATCCAAATTACCTTCACAAATCCAGGTTTCACCCAAGTAATATATCTTGCGATTCTCCTTTCTAAAATCTCTCATGTATACCAAGTAAAATGTTCTCAAACTCTGAAGGCTGTGTCTATCAAGCAATGTGCTTTCGCCTGACTTTTTCACATGCTTAATTTTCAACTTCTCCAACACTTTAGACAGTGTCTTTTTGGACAAATTTGGTAAAGTAGGGTCAGAATTTACAGCCTCTAAGACTTTAGTAACCGTGGGAAGGTCATTGTTCAAATAGATATCATGAACCTTCTGCCTAATTCTAGATAGCATAGAATCATCTAACTGGTCAGCTATACtatgttttacatttttactaACTGGAGAAGGCTGCAGTCTATGTGTGGTTTTGAATTCTGTCACAATATTGTATACTGAAGCTTGACTCACACCTGTAGCATCTGATACCGTTTTAATTACATCTGTTTCAGTCAGATCTGTCTTTGATTCTATAATGTAGGTGTAAAAGTTTAGAACAAGTTGTTTTTCATTGCTTGACAAAGATCCTTTATGGATCTTCAGCCTTCTTATTGGGGATAGAGGCGGCGAAGACGCTTCTGATGGTGATGCACTCATATTCACAAactgaaacaagtgtaaattaaaaatttataacaacccccacaagttacagtaactagaaaagagctgataactttcaaacggctgaaccgattttcttggattatagctaagaacactctcgatcaagccacctttcaaacaaaaaaacctaaattaaaatcggttcattagtttagaagctacgatggcacagacagataaacagatacgcacgtcaaacttataacacccctctttttgggttgggggttataAAACGCTGGGGAGTTAGGGAGACTTCTCTAACATTATGATGCAACAAAACAAATCTAATGAATACAAATGAAGGTGACTGTAACTAGCAGCCTGTTGGACAGGTATCAAGTAAAAGAAGCTCAGGACAAAAGTAGACCAAAGAAGTCCGTCCTTCTGAAGCAGTAAGGATGTCTAATGTTAATACCATAATATGTTATGTTTTCCCGCatattaatttcaattaaactttttagcATAGtagtacttacatacttttacATATATCAGGAACCGTTAAAAAAAGTCGGTTGTTAACACGTTCTGAGTATTCTGCAGTGTTTTAGAAAACAATAGCTTGTGAACCAAAACCTTGGAATTTGGAAAACAACACGCTTTAGAATTTGTCTACCTAAATTCGAAAACTTCTCGAAAATCACTCACCATAAATCACTCATAGGGCGTGGTATTTTCTCTTCAACTATTCAATATTCAAAAGCGACGAAAACTAGAAACGAAATTAAAAGCCGGCAAGATAAAAAGGCACCAAAAAAAGCACGCCATGCgaccaaagagaatataacATTTACTCTTTGCACTACGTTTTCaacattcattttttttttttctttaaatctggctttactctgattagccaatgtcaagtttgtgatattttcaagttattgaatttatacaagtatggactccatctgcgccggcgcccgccgacatatgcgcggcgcccctttagagcgcttcccagtcagttccaccaccaaaaaacaccaactaacacaaaaaccagccactcttgacaaaaaaaacactcctaacaagcacaacacgcgcgccagcaaacgccatcacagacgaagtccctcaaCATTCATTAACTTCATGATCGATGGATTATACCACAGATAAGTCTATGGACTTAACTTCCTTCCTCCTCCTTCCAAATCCATAAACTTCCATCCAATGCTGCCAGCTACTTTTTCAGCACAACACCAACCTTAAAAATGCATTACAGCAGacacgggtaacattggtatAAAATATCCCCGCTCTATaagaggtacctacttactcgtgaaatattattatttctattttacgTTCGCTTCGGCTGATGCAGTACTTATACTAATACTGTAACCCACCATTGTACAATATCCtccaaaagaaaaattgtattttatttttatttttcatgtaccaaaattgtagttacaaagttatagtAAATTAGTCACAATAGGGCACCTTCTATTTGTTGGAGTATTTGTTGGTGTTTGCCATTTGCCGATGCTTGCATAATAtgttgtttgccacaagcatGAAGCGGTACCATTTCTAGTCTGTGATATTTTGTTGAACAAAATCGCACCGTGTGGACGTGTAATGCATGTTCAAATACCAATTTCTTCGAACTTTGAGTTGGCAGCACTGATGTTTAAACAAAAGAcaggaaaaaaaataaaagaaaaacatgggacttcgtctgcgatggcgtttgctggcgcgcgtgctgtgcttgtttggagtgttttttttgttaagagtggatggtttttgtgttagttggtgttttttggtggtggaactgactgggaagcgctccaaatgggcgccgcgtgtatgtcggcgggcgccggcgcagacggagttcatacttgtataaattcaataacttgaaaatatcacaaacttgacattggctaatcagagtaaagccagatttaaagaaaaaaaaaaaaaaaaaaagaaaaacatggcCAATTCGTGGTCTGTGAACATGGCCGTCTGGCGTCTGCCGCCGGCGTTTGTTATAGTTTTGTGGTTTTGTTCAGCAGTCgatagtaatttataatataataaggtTTTGACTAGTTGTGTGTTTGTGTGATGTAATAAAGGGTAAGGGTAATCTTTTTTTAAGCACTAAAtaggagtacctacttatcacgAAATCTGAACCATAAAAATAGCATCTGAGAATTGAGAAATGTTTCATTATTAGCTGATgttcgcttggatttaggttttagaaaTCGTTTGGGGACGGGAACTGATTTTCCGGGTGATAAACAAACCTATAATGTTACTCTCCAGTCTCCAGGTCTTAACTTTGCAAAACATGTGCAAAGCTCACGTCGAATCGTTGCTGGCAACGGGATGgaaacacactttggcattttaaatataggtacctaccccaTCCATTCCATActaatgcgaaagcgtgtctgtctatctgtctgctaccttttcactgcccaacagtttaaccgattctaaagAATTCAGAATTCagtttaacgaaatttggtacagggttagcttatatcctgggaacgggcataggctacttcttatcccggaaaatcaatgagttcccacgggattcttaaaaacccatccacttaaccaatttgtatgtttggtaccgaggtagcttgcgtccctgtaattgacataggcattttatcccgaaaaatcaaacagttcccatgggatcttagaaacctaaatccatgcggacgaagtcgcgggcatcctctagtaagtaatGTAGAAAGTTTTGGGCGCGAATTTTTTGTTAGTTTGCCTTTCGTTTGCCAGTTGCCACACTGTAAGTGTTGTAACCAAGTAGACAGTATGCACATCTCCCTTGACCGCTGTTTCCTTTTCCACCTACTAATTGTGATCCTACTAGTAAGATAAATACCAGTTCTTCATTTTGTGACCATGTTATCATTATTTACCCTCTGTTTCTAATATTTGTAAAAGTAAGTATGTACTTCATGCTATGTGAGAAAACATAATTTTAACTTAGTATATAACATAGTATTAACATTAGACATCTGTACTGCTTCAGAAACACAGACTTCTTTGGTCCACTTTCGTCCTGAGCGACTTTTACTTGATACCTCGCAGGCTGCTAGTTACAGTCACCTTCAGTATTCATTCGGTTTGTTTTGTTGTTGCATTGTAATGTTAGAGAAGTCTCCCAAACTCCCCAGCGCTTTTCATACCAATGAAgtttttttctcatttaaatatcaaccaatcaaacttaaaacctaaaaaaaaaaatttttactttgtttctttaattttagatattttggTGCAGTTCAGTCTACTTAGTTTTATGATTAGGAACCCACActtaaaaaatcaatatgggaAATATCAATAGCGAAGAAGAATATATGGTGAATAGTGAAGAACCAAAAGCAAGAAAAGATAGTTTAAATGTGAGAAGATTGAGGAAAGCAATAAAATTATCGGAAAATTTGACATTTCAAaccaaattttttaaattatctaagTTGTTAACAAAAAAACgaataaaaaaagttaccgaATTGACGAATAAAAGGACATTCTCTGATAGAGAGAAGCTTATAGCTTTAggtctttataaaaaaaatccaagaGTATACCGGTtgttatctaaaattattgtGATACCTCCTTGTCATGTACTGCACAAATTGACTTCTAAAGTTGGTAGGGAAACAGGACTTAATAAAAAAGTGTATTCAAAATTGAAACGAAGAGTACAAAGGATGGCTCAAACTGAAAGACTGTGTTCACTTCTATTTGATGAAGTTACTATTAGCCCAACTTTAAATAGGAAAGAAAGACAAGATGTTTTAgtcaacaataaaaataaaaagataaaaagtgaTCTCGCAAACCATACAATAGTTTTTATGATAAGACTGATATTCAAAAAGCAGAACCAACCAATTGCATACAAGTTTTCTTGCCAAAGGATAAGTAAAGAtgagttaaaaattataattcgaAACATAATATCGGACTTACAGGGCTGTGGGCTTAATGTTATGGCCACAATTTGTGACCAGGATACAAGAAACATTGGTGccattgataaattaattatggaAACTAAAGAAGAATAtttaagaaagaagaaaaagtaTGCAAAAGATACATTTGAGGTAAATGGGAATGAAATTGTCCCACTCTTTGACGCCCCTCACTTGATGAAAGGAATCCGGAACGATTTAgtaactaaaaatttaaaaggcaCTTTAAAAAACACAGTCAAAATAGCGAAATGGGATCACATATTGCAATTTTTCATGAgcatttcaaaatcaaaatttactaATGTCACAAAATATCATGTTATTccgaaaaaaattaacaaaactgAAGCATCATATGCAATACAAACGTTAAGTTGCAAACATTTTGCCGGACTTATGGAATTCTCTGCAAGTAAGATGATGTATTTAATTTTCTTGGCTAAaccttatttttatgaattcggattatttcctttacttgtgccataagacctacctacctgcctttcatgattctaggtctacgggaagtaccctataggttttcttgacagacacgacagacgaacagacagacagacaataaagtaatcctataagggttccgtttcccttttgaggtacggaactctaaaaaagacggccaagtgcgag
Protein-coding sequences here:
- the LOC123876153 gene encoding uncharacterized protein LOC123876153 → MFVNMSASPSEASSPPLSPIRRLKIHKGSLSSNEKQLVLNFYTYIIESKTDLTETDVIKTVSDATGVSQASVYNIVTEFKTTHRLQPSPVSKNVKHSIADQLDDSMLSRIRQKVHDIYLNNDLPTVTKVLEAVNSDPTLPNLSKKTLSKVLEKLKIKHVKKSGESTLLDRHSLQSLRTFYLVYMRDFRKENRKIYYLGETWICEGHTTNSASQNPKKCRGFIVGHIGSDTGFLEGGVCMLEATQSDAEYHKEMDTEDFEEWFTKILDLIEPGSVIVLNSTKHHSRNAEPLPNIWWLKKDIHKWLNEKQIPYSEDEIKVELIVKIDKEKYTIKYIDAMAQKRNVAICRVPPYHSQLNPMELIWAEVKSHVGRNNTTCSLSDTRCLLEEGLASIGAAQWKAAIDQVVKEEQQIFHLQADILDEL
- the LOC123876151 gene encoding uncharacterized protein LOC123876151, which translates into the protein MGNINSEEEYMVNSEEPKARKDSLNVRRLRKAIKLSENLTFQTKFFKLSKLLTKKRIKKVTELTNKRTFSDREKLIALGLYKKNPRVYRLLSKIIVIPPCHVLHKLTSKVGRETGLNKKVYSKLKRRVQRMAQTERLCSLLFDEVTISPTLNRKERQDVLVNNKNKKIKSDLANHTIVFMIRLIFKKQNQPIAYKFSCQRISKDELKIIIRNIISDLQGCGLNVMATICDQDTRNIGAIDKLIMETKEEYLRKKKKYAKDTFEVNGNEIVPLFDAPHLMKGIRNDLVTKNLKGTLKNTVKIAKWDHILQFFMSISKSKFTNVTKYHVIPKKINKTEASYAIQTLSCKHFAGLMEFSAKLGPLPREALDTVYIIAFFDTLFKSMNGSYYQWEEYKEDEPLLGPVTPKRVHEKEWAKSRIVLNSMKFITDDGKEVSTPTLDCWIRTLDNIKHLSRKLFVKHNVKGFWMSQLNMDPLVKFVKRIQKYGCRNVNTYRLK